Proteins encoded by one window of Dermochelys coriacea isolate rDerCor1 chromosome 13, rDerCor1.pri.v4, whole genome shotgun sequence:
- the LOC119841595 gene encoding ribonuclease-like, with protein MALRGPHPLLLLTLVLLAACLAQFRPRPDTYQHFVSEHVDFPKTSAPNGQSYSDLMMRRLSQNTDVCKPTHTFIHAPASRLWAICTSRGRCNQYNECNSITAYPLTTSAVLGCHQHNECDSNSAYPHTMCQVRSSSPGHYFHRTRVETRRICMACNQERLH; from the exons ATGGCTCTGAGGGGACCCCACCCCTTGCTCCTGCTGACTCTCGTCCTGCTGGCTGCCTGCTTGGCCCAGTTCAGACCACGACCTGACACCTACCAGCATTTTGTGAGTGAACACGTTGATTTCCCCAAGACCAGCGCCCCTAATGGCCAGAGCTACAGTGACCTCATGATGAGGCGCCTAAGCCAGAACACTGATGTCTGCAAACCCACCCACACCTTCATCCACGCCCCTGCCAGTCGGCTCTGGGCCATCTGCACCAGCAGAGGGAGATGCAACCAATACAATGAATGCAACAGCATCACAGCCTACCCCCTCACCACCAGTGCTGTCCTTGG ATGCCACCAACACAACGAATGCGACAGCAACTCGGCTTACCCCCACACCATGTGCCAGGTGcgcagctccagcccagggcactATTTCCACAGGACCAGAGTTGAGACCCGCAGAATCTGCATGGCCTGTAACCAGGAGCGGCTCCACTAA